In Sporichthya polymorpha DSM 43042, a genomic segment contains:
- a CDS encoding M50 family metallopeptidase — protein MLTLFGIVLFVVLLLGSVAIHEFGHCVTAKMYGMKVSEYFVGFGPKIWSFRRGETEYGLKAIPAGGYCKIIGMTDLEEVDEADRDRAFYRYSAPKKTVVLLAGVFLHLVIGFLLFVIAFMGIGRYTPTTTVQSVSECIPAATATTAACGPQDAPSPAKAAGLLEGDEIFAVGADRVGGNWDTASRLIREAGAGPLAVTVLRDGKLVTLTADLVTRERADLDNPDQVVAVGVLGVGPSFQAEHDGPIAAAGRSVDLMWEVVKASGRLVADFPEKIGELFDALGGEERDQEGLSGVVGAARVSGEFFSLDNSSTTERLSLVLLNVGGLNIFLALFNALPLLPLDGGHVAVTTYEAGKRRLFRLFGKPDPGRVDITKLLPATYAFVVVLIALTVLLLAADIVNPITVS, from the coding sequence ATGCTGACCTTGTTCGGGATCGTCCTGTTCGTGGTGCTGCTGCTCGGTTCGGTGGCGATCCACGAGTTCGGCCACTGCGTGACCGCGAAGATGTACGGGATGAAGGTCTCCGAGTACTTCGTCGGATTCGGCCCGAAGATCTGGTCGTTCCGCCGGGGGGAGACCGAGTACGGGCTCAAGGCCATCCCCGCCGGGGGCTACTGCAAGATCATCGGGATGACCGACCTCGAGGAGGTCGACGAGGCGGACCGTGACCGGGCGTTCTACCGGTACTCCGCCCCGAAGAAGACGGTCGTGCTGCTCGCCGGCGTCTTCCTCCACCTCGTGATCGGGTTCCTCCTCTTCGTCATCGCCTTCATGGGCATCGGCCGGTACACGCCGACCACCACCGTGCAGTCGGTGTCCGAGTGCATCCCGGCCGCGACCGCCACCACGGCCGCCTGCGGACCCCAGGACGCTCCGTCGCCGGCGAAGGCCGCGGGGCTGCTCGAGGGCGACGAGATCTTCGCCGTCGGGGCCGACCGGGTCGGCGGGAACTGGGACACCGCCTCGCGGCTCATCCGCGAGGCCGGTGCCGGACCCCTCGCCGTGACCGTCCTCCGCGACGGCAAGCTCGTGACGCTCACCGCGGACCTCGTCACCCGGGAACGGGCGGACCTGGACAATCCGGACCAGGTCGTTGCCGTCGGTGTCCTCGGCGTCGGGCCGTCCTTCCAGGCCGAGCACGACGGCCCGATCGCGGCCGCCGGGCGGTCCGTCGACCTGATGTGGGAGGTCGTGAAGGCCTCCGGGCGGCTCGTCGCGGACTTCCCGGAGAAGATCGGCGAGCTCTTCGACGCCCTCGGCGGCGAGGAGCGCGACCAGGAGGGCCTGTCCGGCGTGGTCGGCGCGGCCCGCGTCTCCGGCGAGTTCTTCAGCCTGGACAACAGCTCGACCACCGAACGGCTCTCGCTGGTGCTGCTCAACGTCGGCGGGCTGAACATCTTCCTGGCGCTGTTCAACGCCCTCCCGCTGCTCCCGCTCGACGGCGGCCACGTCGCGGTCACGACCTACGAGGCGGGCAAGCGGCGCCTGTTCCGGCTCTTCGGGAAGCCCGATCCGGGGCGGGTCGACATCACCAAGCTGCTGCCCGCCACGTACGCATTCGTCGTGGTCTTGATCGCACTCACGGTGCTGCTGCTGGCTGCCGACATCGTCAACCCCATCACCGTGAGCTAA